The nucleotide sequence GATCGCCGGAGCTTACCGGTTCTTAAACCGCATTTGGACCTTGGTGCAAGAATACCAGGCGTATGAAGGCAAAGATGCGGGTGATGCCGCGGCAGTAACAAAAGCCCTTCATAAAGCGATTCGAAAAGTCACAGATGATATAAGCAGCCTGCGTTTCAATACCGCCATCGCTGCCTTAATGGAATTTGTGAACGAACTCTACAAACAAAAACTGAACGGTATGTCGGGTGCACATTGGGAACAAGCAATCAAGCAGCTCGTGCAGCTTGTCGCGCCATTCGCACCCCACTTAGCCGAAGAACTTTGGCAGCAGCTAGGTGGTGAAGGACTTATTCAGGCAGCGGCGTGGCCCAATTGGGACGATCAGCAGCTGGCTATTGATACCATCACGATTGTTGTGCAGGTAAACGGTAAAGTTCGCGCCACACTTTCAGTTCCTCCACAAACCAGCGAAGAAGATATACGATCGCAGGCGCTCAAAGACGAGCGAGTGGTTAAGTTCACCAAAGATAGCCAGCCAAAACGAATCGTGTATGTACCGGGCAAGTTGGTTAATATTGTTTTGTAGATATTGATCGCCTTAACAGGCATCCTTATGGGTGATGCTTGAAGATGAAGTAGAGAAATAACCGTGTTACTGTAAAAAGCATGTGCAAGTGGTAATTTGTCCATAAGCGTGATGGTGATAATCATGCCGGTTCTTGCCTAATCTCTGTTTTTGGCGTATAATCGCCGTAAGATTTATATTTAAACTAAAGAGGATTCTTATTCATGGGTAAACCAAAGAAACAAACCAGTGCGCGCAAGACTGGCCTGCGACGAAGCCACCTTGTATTGAAACTGGCCCGAATGGTCAACGGCAAATCACCGGTGAAGGTGTTTACAACCAAGCGTGAAAGCGGCAAATCTCGATTGGCCCTTAAGCAAACTATTGCTACACCAAAAAAAGAAACTAAAGAAGCTGCACCTGCAAGCAAATAGGCTTCGTTTTAGAAGTCAGATTTTATATAAAAAGGAGCCAGATGTATGGCATCAAACCGTCACCTCGGTAGAATAATTGCACTACAAACACTGTATGAAAGCGAGTTCCGTGAGGAAGCAAACGATTCAACGCTTGATATCGATGAAGTGCTCGAGCGTAACCTTGGGCGTTACGAGGATACTGTTGAAGATAAGACCTTCGTAAAGCGCCTGGTGGACGGCGTATTTGCTGCTCGCAAAGACCTTGACGCAATCATTCAGCCAATCGCCCCAGAGTGGCCAATTGAGCAAATTGCCCGCATTGATCGGACAATTTTGCGGATGGCAATTTTTGAACTGAAAGAATTGTCAGAAATCGTGCCACCGAAGGTTGCGATTAACGAAGCGGTAGAACTAGCAAAAGCATTTGGCTCTGATAATTCCAGCAAGTTTGTGAACGGCGTACTTGGTACGGCCTACCGCAAGCTTATTAAGGAGCCAGCCGATGCAGACACCGAAGTTTGATAAGTTCAAAAAATACTTTAGCCGCAAAAAGCCGTCGATTCAAGAGATTGTCCGCGAACCGACGGCCGGGGGCGTGGTGTTTCGTCGCAATAAAAAGGGCGAAGTAGAAATTTTATTGATACAGGATGCTAAAAATCGCTGGACCATCCCTAAAGGTCACATTGAAGAAGGCGAAACCGCTCAAGAAACAGCGGTGCGCGAAATTGCTGAAGAAGCCGGCCTTGCAAACACCGAAGTTATCGGCTGGCTCGGCAAAATCCATTTTCGCTATCGCCGGATTAACACTTTGGTGATGATGACGACGCAGATTTACTTGGTGCGGGCCAAAGGCGATACAAACGACATCAAAAAAGAAGAGTGGATGAACGGCATTCGCTGGTTTACTTTTCCGGATGCCCTCGAGCAAATCGAATATGAAGACATCGGGAAGCTGATGTTACTGGCCATGAAGCGAATTCGACAGGAGAATTTATAAATGAGTGGCATGGACACGACGCCGTATAAAGAATTTGCCCGCCAAAAGCTTGGTTTAGAGTTCGAAAATATTGAGCTGCTAATCACTGCCCTAACGCACCGAAGCTACATGAACGAGCACAAACAAAGCGCTAAAGAACATAACGAGCGGCTCGAATTTCTAGGCGATGCCGTGCTTGAACTTGTGGTAACTGACTTTCTTTATCGTAACTACTCGGAGCCAGAAGGCATTTTGACCAGCTGGCGAGCAGCGCTAGTGCGGACAGAGAGCATTGGTGCAGCTGGTGAGGCACTGGGCTATGCGCCACTGATGCGCCTGAGCCGTGGCGAGCGCCAAGGCAGTGAACGGGCGCGGCAGCAGATTCTGGCTAATGCCTTCGAAGCCTTGATTGGTGCTATTTATATTGAAAAAGGCTACGAAACAGCACGGGATTTTATCGATCAGCACATCTTAAAGAAATTAAGCGGTATTCTCGAAACCGGCAGTTGGCGCGATCCGAAATCGCATCTGCAAGAGGTGTCGCAGCGCATGGACGGCTTTACGCCTTCCTATAAAGTGCTTGAAGAAGTCGGCCCGGATCACGACAAAATTTTCACGCTTGGTGTATTTGTCGGGCCAAAATTAATGGGCAAAGGCACTGGCCCCTCTAAGCAAATTGCCCAGCAAAAGGCCGCTGAAGCCGCGCTTAAGGTCTATAAAGCACGAGCTGTCCGCGAAACGGAGTCTCAAAGATAACGTGCACAGCGGGGATTTCTGAGAGGCAAGCGAGTAAAAAATTGCCTAAACAGATTGACAACAGAGACAAAACCGCGTAATATAGGCCAGAGTTGAACTATATAATTTTAATGACTAAAGGGAACTAAAGTAAGTATGCTCGCAATTCGTTTGCAACGTCTCGGCCGCAAAGGGTACCCAGTGTATCGTGTCGCCGTTCAAGAGGCACAGCGCCACCCATCAAGTGGTCGTGTTGTCGCCTATGTAGGAAACTACAACCCGCACACTAAAGAATCAAAACTTGACGCTGAAAAAGTTAGTTTTTATCTAAAAAATGGTGCTCAGCCAACACCTCGAGTGGTACGTTTAATTCAGGAAGCTAAAATTGACATGCCTGCCTGGGTAAAACAAGCCGACAAAAAGGAAGGCAAGCTGCGCAACCCAGAAAAGTTGCGCAAAAATCAGCCTAAAGAAGAAGCTCCGGCTGAAACTGAAGCCGAAGCTTAAGTTAGCTGCATTTGCTCTTATAAATGCTCCCGCCGTTTGAGCGGGAGTTTTTAGTACTACAGCTTATCTGAAGGCACACTGCACTGCGCCAATAATTAGGGGTAGGTTATTTTCTGCAATTATAATCACTAGTTTATATTGCTCATGGTATAATGTAACAACGATATAAATTTTGAAAGACTGAAAGAGGGGCGGCATGTCTACGGCTACAATAGATCAGCAATTTATCGAATATATCGTTAAATCACTCGTGGGGAATCCCGACGATGTGGTCGTCGAGCGGCGAATCGACGAAAAGGGGGTGTTATTGGAGCTGACTGTCCACCCCGATGATCTTGGCCGCGTGATCGGCAAGCGTGGGGTCACTGCGCAAAGCTTACGCACGCTTCTAAGGGCACTCGGTACAAAAAATGATGCCCGTTATAACCTAAAAATTGTTAATAACGACGACCCGAACCAAAGCTATACTACATCATCAGACCATACCGACGACCAGGCTGTGCAAAACTCTGACGCTGGTCCTGTGGAAAACGAATCTGACCTCACAAAAAAGACCCGAAAAGAACTTGCAGATCTCGACGATCTCGATATATAATTCTATTAGTTCGAAGCACAAAATTCTGCGAGAACCAAAAAAGCTTATGCGAGCAACGTTATATTTATAAAGTTGAGAGCTTTATTTGTCTACAAACCCCGCCACAACGGCGGGTTTTGTGGTTCTTGAATAAGTAAAAAAGCGGCAGTTACGGAGGGATATGTTTGAACAAAGTAACGCTCAGTCGCTTGAGGGGATGCCACAAATGGTGGGCGTCAATCGTGAACGGTCAATTTTACTGGATAACGCTGCGACTACTCCGGCCTTTGCGGCGGTCCAGGAAACGGTTACTGAACTTTTAGATTCGTATGGGTCGGTGCACCGAGGAGCGGGTGAAAATGCTCGAATTTCGACTGAAGTTTATGAACGCTCGCGCGAGATAATTGGGGAATTCTTTGGGGCTGATGCCGAAACTGATACGGTAATATTTACTAAAAACACTACCGAAGCAATCAATCTTCTGGCGCAAGCGCTCACATTCGATCGAGAAGACGTCATCATTCGCTCGGTCATGGACCACCATAGCAACGACCTTCCGTGGCGGCACACCGGGGCCAACGTGCAATATGTTGAAGTAGATGTGGATGGACGGTTTGATGAAGCGCACTTTGAGGAGCTTTTGGTGCGCTACGCCGGAAAAATAAAGTTGGTAGCGGTGTCGGGTGCCTCGAACGTCACTGGGATCATGCCGAATGTGGCTTCAATCGCGCAGCAGGCTCACGCTGCTGATGCCTTAGTTGCGGTAGATGCCGCCCAGCTAGCGCCACATCGACCGATTGATATGTCAGCACTCGGTATTGACTTCCTAGCAGTTTCGGCCCACAAAATGTACGCTCCGCTTGGCTCCGGCGCCCTGATTGGTAAAAAACGATACCTCACCGGGACTCGCCCGCCACTCAGTGGCGGCGGTACGATCAAAGTCGTGACCGATACAGCCGTGAGCTGGGCCGAGCTGCCGGATCGTTTTGAAGCCGGAACGCCCAACGCATTAGGAGCGGCGGCTTTTGCCGCAGCGGCACGCGTGCTTGAGGGTGTTGGTATGGAAAAAGTTGCCCACCACGAAGCAACCCTGACTGCTTATGCCCTGGGTAAACTAGCCACTATTGAAGGCCTGCAACTTTATGGTGATACTCAGCCCGAACAAACAGCCTCGCGGGTGGGAGTACTGCCTTTTAATTTAGAGGGCATCTCGCATCAATTGGTTGCTGCCGAACTCGGCTACCAGCATCATATTAGTGTGCGAAATGGCTGCTTCTGTGCGCATCCGTATGTGACGCGGCTTTTGGGAGTGGGGCAATTAGAGTTCGCTGAAACGGTTCGGTCCTTGGAAGCGGGGGATAAACGCTCGGTTCCGGGCATGGTGCGTGCTAGTTTTGGGATATTTAGTAATTTTTACGATGTCGATTGTTTGGTTGGTGCGCTAAGAGATATACAAGAAAACGGCATTGATATTTCGCGCTACCAGCAAGAGTCAACCTCGGGCGAATACTTCTTGAAGCAGCGCCCCAGAGTGGAAGAATGGCAATTGCCGCAATTATTACGAAAAACCGACTAAAATACAGTATTATTGAAGCTATGCAAGTATCACCACGAAAAATCCAAGTTATTACGCTGTTCCCGGACATGTTTTTGGGCGTGTTGAACGCCAGTATGATGTGGAAGGCGCAAAACCAAGGAGTGGTACAGTTTGAAACCATTGACCTGCGGACTTTTGGTTTGGGCCCACGGCGGCAGGTAGACGACACGCCCTACGGTGGTGGTGACGGCATGCTACTCAAACCTGAACCGCTATTTGCGGCAGTTGAAGCGGCCAAAGCCACTGACCCCACAGCACAAGTACTTTTAATGACTCCGCGCGGCAAACGGTGGGCGCAGGCGGAGGCGGTGCAGCACGCTAAAGCAACTAATGGACTGATATTCATATGTGGCCGCTACGAAGGCTACGATGAGCGGATCACTGCGGTAGTTGAAGCTCAGTATTCAGTTGGTGATTATGTTTTAACTGGCGGTGAGCTACCGGCCATGACTATTATTGATAGTATTGTTCGGCTCATGCCTGGCGTCTTAGGGGGCGAAACTAGTGCCGAAATCGAAAGCTTTAGTGACGGCGAAACGCTGGAATTTCCTCAGTACACACGGCCGGCAGAATTTCGCAGCCTAAAGGTGCCCGAAGTGCTTTTAAGTGGCAACCACGCCGATATTGCAAAATGGCGCCAAGAACAGTCAAAAAAAACCCAATAAAACGCCAAAAGCTCAGGCTTAACCTGAGCTAACAGCGTGTTGTGGTGGATATCGTAGAGCGAGCTGCACCGTTTTTGAGTGTTTGTTTATTGCATTCGCTTCCCTTTATTATACATTAAATTCATCTTAAGCTCAAGCATTTTTTGCGCCATTTTAGTAACAAAAGTGGATGTGAGCGGTATGATCACGTCTTAATTGAGCAATCTGCGGTATAATTACTATGAACCTAACAAGGAGACGTTCATGTTTAAAGATGTTGAAGCCCACTGCGACCTTCCCTGCGGCATTTATGAAACCGATACTTTGCGCCACGCGGCGGCTACCGTTAAGCGAATGATGGAAAAAATTGCGGCACTTGGAGAACTTGATTCTGTTGAAAAATACAATACCTTCGTGCGGGCTGTAAAAATCAAAGAAGAACATGCCCAAAAAGTCAAAGAGCAAGTCTATATTTTATGGAGTGATTATTTTAAGCCCGAACATCTTGAGCAATTTCCTGATCTGCACGACATTTTGTGGAAAACTGCCAAGCAAGCCGGTAAAACCAAGCAAACAGTAAGCCTGGAAGAAGCGGAGGCGTTAAATGATATGGTGCATAAAGTCGTGCACCTCTTCGCTGATTCACAGAAATAGCCATGTTTTTCAGGCGCGTCAAAGGCAACAGCATGGTGCCACGGTTTCGCCCGGGGG is from Verrucomicrobiia bacterium and encodes:
- the nusB gene encoding transcription antitermination factor NusB — translated: MASNRHLGRIIALQTLYESEFREEANDSTLDIDEVLERNLGRYEDTVEDKTFVKRLVDGVFAARKDLDAIIQPIAPEWPIEQIARIDRTILRMAIFELKELSEIVPPKVAINEAVELAKAFGSDNSSKFVNGVLGTAYRKLIKEPADADTEV
- a CDS encoding NUDIX domain-containing protein encodes the protein MQTPKFDKFKKYFSRKKPSIQEIVREPTAGGVVFRRNKKGEVEILLIQDAKNRWTIPKGHIEEGETAQETAVREIAEEAGLANTEVIGWLGKIHFRYRRINTLVMMTTQIYLVRAKGDTNDIKKEEWMNGIRWFTFPDALEQIEYEDIGKLMLLAMKRIRQENL
- the rnc gene encoding ribonuclease III — translated: MDTTPYKEFARQKLGLEFENIELLITALTHRSYMNEHKQSAKEHNERLEFLGDAVLELVVTDFLYRNYSEPEGILTSWRAALVRTESIGAAGEALGYAPLMRLSRGERQGSERARQQILANAFEALIGAIYIEKGYETARDFIDQHILKKLSGILETGSWRDPKSHLQEVSQRMDGFTPSYKVLEEVGPDHDKIFTLGVFVGPKLMGKGTGPSKQIAQQKAAEAALKVYKARAVRETESQR
- the rpsP gene encoding 30S ribosomal protein S16 — translated: MLAIRLQRLGRKGYPVYRVAVQEAQRHPSSGRVVAYVGNYNPHTKESKLDAEKVSFYLKNGAQPTPRVVRLIQEAKIDMPAWVKQADKKEGKLRNPEKLRKNQPKEEAPAETEAEA
- a CDS encoding KH domain-containing protein; the protein is MSTATIDQQFIEYIVKSLVGNPDDVVVERRIDEKGVLLELTVHPDDLGRVIGKRGVTAQSLRTLLRALGTKNDARYNLKIVNNDDPNQSYTTSSDHTDDQAVQNSDAGPVENESDLTKKTRKELADLDDLDI
- a CDS encoding aminotransferase class V-fold PLP-dependent enzyme, with translation MFEQSNAQSLEGMPQMVGVNRERSILLDNAATTPAFAAVQETVTELLDSYGSVHRGAGENARISTEVYERSREIIGEFFGADAETDTVIFTKNTTEAINLLAQALTFDREDVIIRSVMDHHSNDLPWRHTGANVQYVEVDVDGRFDEAHFEELLVRYAGKIKLVAVSGASNVTGIMPNVASIAQQAHAADALVAVDAAQLAPHRPIDMSALGIDFLAVSAHKMYAPLGSGALIGKKRYLTGTRPPLSGGGTIKVVTDTAVSWAELPDRFEAGTPNALGAAAFAAAARVLEGVGMEKVAHHEATLTAYALGKLATIEGLQLYGDTQPEQTASRVGVLPFNLEGISHQLVAAELGYQHHISVRNGCFCAHPYVTRLLGVGQLEFAETVRSLEAGDKRSVPGMVRASFGIFSNFYDVDCLVGALRDIQENGIDISRYQQESTSGEYFLKQRPRVEEWQLPQLLRKTD
- the trmD gene encoding tRNA (guanosine(37)-N1)-methyltransferase TrmD; the encoded protein is MAIAAIITKNRLKYSIIEAMQVSPRKIQVITLFPDMFLGVLNASMMWKAQNQGVVQFETIDLRTFGLGPRRQVDDTPYGGGDGMLLKPEPLFAAVEAAKATDPTAQVLLMTPRGKRWAQAEAVQHAKATNGLIFICGRYEGYDERITAVVEAQYSVGDYVLTGGELPAMTIIDSIVRLMPGVLGGETSAEIESFSDGETLEFPQYTRPAEFRSLKVPEVLLSGNHADIAKWRQEQSKKTQ
- the sodN gene encoding superoxide dismutase, Ni; the protein is MFKDVEAHCDLPCGIYETDTLRHAAATVKRMMEKIAALGELDSVEKYNTFVRAVKIKEEHAQKVKEQVYILWSDYFKPEHLEQFPDLHDILWKTAKQAGKTKQTVSLEEAEALNDMVHKVVHLFADSQK